The Dreissena polymorpha isolate Duluth1 chromosome 9, UMN_Dpol_1.0, whole genome shotgun sequence genome contains the following window.
agcctgtgcagtctgcgctgAGCCAGACTTAATACACATAACTGTGGAAAGTAtggttccagactagcctgtgcagtctgtgctgaGCCAGACTTAATACACATAACTGTGGAAAGTAtggttccagactagcctgtgcagtctgtgttgAGCCAGACTTAATACACATAACTGTGGAAAGTAtggttccagactagcctgtgcagtctgtgttgAGCCAGACTTAATACACATAACTGTGGAAAGTATGGtttcagactagcctgtgcagtctgtgctaagccagacttaatgcacatgactgtggaaagtatggttccagactagcttgtgcagtctgtgCTAAGCCAGACTTAATGCACATAACTGTGGAAAGTAtggttccagactagcctgtgcagtctgtgttgAGCCAGACTTAATGCACATAACTGTGGAAAGTATGtatccagactagcctgtgcagtctgtgttgAGCCAGACTTAATACACATAACTGTGTAAAGTAtggttccagactagcctgtgcagtctgtgctgaGCCAGACTTAATACACATCACTGTGGAAAGTAtggttccagactagcctgtgcagtctgtgctaaGCCAGACTTAATGCACATGACTGTGTAAAGTAtggttccagactagcctgtgcagtctgtgttgagccagacttaatgcacataactgtggaaagtatggttccagactagcctgtgcagtctgtgctggctaatcagggatgacagtatggttccagactagcctgtgcagtctgtgctggctaatcagggatgacagtatggttccagactagcctgtgcagtctgtgctgagccagacttaatgcacataactgtggaaagtatggttccagactagcctgtgcagtctgtgctaagccagacttaatgcacatgactgtggaaagtatggttccagactagcctgtgcagtctgtgctgagccagacttaatgcacataactgtggaaagtatggttcacgactagcctgtgcagtctgtgctaagccagacttaatgcacatgactgtggaaagtatggttccagactagcctgtgcagtctgtgctaagccagacttaatgcacataactgtggaaagtatggttccagactagcctgtgcagtctgtgctggctaatcagggatgacagtatggttccagactagcctgtgcagtctgtgctggctaatcagggatgacagtatggttccagactagcctgtgcagtctgtgctgagccagacttaatgcacataactgtggaaagtatggttccagactagcctgtgcagtctgtgctaagccagacttaatgcacatgactgtggaaagtatggttccagactagcctgtgcagtctgtgctgaGCCAGACTTAATGCACATAACTGTGGAAAGTATGtatccagactagcctgtgcagtctgtgctgaGCCAGACTTAATACACATGACTGTGGAAAGTATGGtttcagactagcctgtgcagtctgtgctaaGCCAGACTTAATACACATAACTGTGGAAAGTATGGtttcagactagcctgtgcagtctgtgctaagccagacttaatgcacatgactgtggaaagtatggttccagactagcctgtgcagtctgtgctgaGCCAGACTTATTGCACATAACTGTGGAAAGTAtggtttcagattagcctgtgcagtctgtgctgaGCCAGACTTATTGCACATAACTGTGGAAAGTAtggttccagactagcctgtgcagtctgcgctgAGCCAGACTTAATGCACATAACTGTTGAAAGTAtggttccagactagcctgtgcagtctgtgttgaaccagacttaatgcacataactgtggaaagtatggttccagactagcctgtgcagtctgtgctaagccagacttaatgcacatgactgtggaaagtatggttccagactagcctgtgcagtctgtgttgAGCCAGACTTAATACACATAACTGTGGAAAGTAtggttccagactagcctgtgcagtctgtgttgAGCCAGACTTAATACACATGACTGTGGAAAGTAtggttccagactagcctgtgcagtctgtgctgaGCCAGACTTAATACACATAACTGTGGAAAGTAtggttccagactagcctgtgcagtctgtgttgAGCCAGACTTAATACACATAACTGTGGAAAGTAtggttccagactagcctgtgcagtctgtgctgaGCCAGACTTAATACACATAACTGTGGAAAGTATGGtttcagactagcctgtgcagtctgtgctaaGCCAGACTTAATACACATAACTGTGGAAAGTAtggttccagactagcctgtgcagtctgtgttgAGCCAGACTTAATACACATAACTGTGGAAAGTAtggttccagactagcctgtgcagtctgtgttgAGCCAGACTTAATACACATAACTGTGGAAAGTATGGtttcagactagcctgtgcagtctgtgttgAGCCAGACTTAATACACATAACTGTGGAAAGTATGGTTCCAGactaacctgtgcagtctgtgctgagccagacttaatgcacataactgtggaaagtatggttccagactagcctgtgcagtctgtgctggctaatcagtgatgacagtCCTCTTTTATgggttttatttgtttaaattatttatttttagcttggctgttttcggagaaaacccgaggtattgtcatagccagctcgtcgtctgctgTCTGCCGTCCGCAGTCTGCCGTCCGCGCCgcgctaaaaccttgacattttgctccaacagcaaagtgcttccacctacaactttgaaacttcatatgtagatgcaccttgatgagttcaacacgccacacccatttttgggtcactaggtcaaaggtcaaggtcactgtggcctctaaaaaaaaataatctgacaagctttcatttattcaaaattgcacccaCAGTTTGAAATTGTATGTTCTTGACTTAAATGTGAtgaacaaatgtataaaaattcttGTTGACCCAATCAAatattgttacatttatttaatatattaaataaataaacttttgtATAAACAATGAACTTGCTATTGGTATTATATAACCACTATTAACTTATCTGTATAAAAATAAGATAGCAGATATATACAAGTCACCAGCTTTGGGCTGGTTATTTGACCTTTAATATTAAACTattcaaaaaaaaactttaaatgctGTTCATACATAATTTTGATAGGTGGGCATATGCCctctgtatattttttttatattcaatataagacatacaaagtatacatgtatatgatcatgaAACAAGGTGAAACCATGAAGCAAcaataatgttcagacatgttatacaagatatgctaatttttatatattttgaccttgtggtttccttaagcaaaaaaaaaggttaatatgtattttttggtGTCTTTTGATGGATGTTTTTTAGAAAAAAGGAGAAAATTCCAAATcaaacagaatagttatgaatacgGATATACCAATATGAATACGGATATCATCAATATACCAAAGGTTCcacaattaatttcaaatatttgttGGGATGGTTATTCGACCTTTGATATTAAACTATttcaatgaagcctttaaatgCTATCCACACATAATGTTCATCAGTAGGCATAATAACTGTGCTCTGTGTATATTGCTATCATCAACATGAAAAGGTTTAAATATTGATTGGGATGGTAGCTGATAGCTAATGCAAGTAATAGTTTGACATCATTCTATTGGTATATGTGCAATGTTTGGCCATTGTTCTAATGTTTGACAGCAAATATTGATACTGACTATCCCATGATGCACACCATTTAATAGtaatattgacttaaaatacCATCTTTAACTTTCTCATCCAGGTGTTAATTTTTATTGAAGTATATTGATGATATTttgtggtaaaggtttaaataaaCATAAGATAAAACAGAAATAACCAGTTATGGAAGTGcacaaataattgattttttattttaaggatAAACTGTTAATTGTGTAATAAGATCATATATTctttacaaaatgtacaaatgttataaatgagtcgtgttatgagaaaaatgggcttattgcatgtgcctaaagtgttgtcccagtttagcctgtgcagtccgcataggcttatcagggatgacacttttgccttttatgacatttttgtttaaatgaagtctcttcttagcaaaaattcaatttgggcgggaagtgtcgtccctgattagcctgtgcatactgcacaggctaatctgggatgacacttgacgcacatgcataatgcccagttttctcagtacagGACTAAAATTATCACCCATTGAGGTCCTTTCAATAGCAATCAACTGGTTTTATGCAAATTATCATAGACAATTCAGTCTTTTGGTCCATGGAATGCTCATAACAATGATTTAGCAAACATATGTGGATGAGTATCAATATAATATTGAGACCACaataacttaaacttttgcacataGCCAAGCATACTTGCAAAAGAAATTTGTGCAACAAATCTTAACAAAACGTGCGGTCCAAGGCAGTAGCTTTCAGCAGTGATAGAAATGAACTGAAGCCCCTGAGTCCTGCACAAGTAAGTTGAAATACAGCTGAAGCCCCTAAATCCTGCACCAGTAAGTTTGAATACAGCAGAAGCCCCTAAATCCTGCATCAGTAAGTTTTAAAAACAGCTGAAGCCCCTAAATCCTGCACCAGTAAGCTTTTGACACAGCAGAAGCCCCTAAATCCTGCACCAGTAAGTTTTGAATACAGCAGAAGCCCCTAAGTCCTGCACCACTAAGTTCTGAATACAGCTGAAGCCCCTAAATCTTGCACCAGTAAGTTTTGATTACAGCAGAAGTCCCTAGATCCTGCACCAGTAAGTTTTGAATACAGCAAAAGCCCCTAAATCGTGCACCAGTAAGTTTTGAATACAGCAGATTAGCCCCTAAGTCCTGCACCAGTAAGTTTGAAATACAGCAGATGCCCCTAAGGCCTGCACCAGTAAGTTTGAAATACAGCTGATTTGCTCATGTTCTTTGATTCATATGAGCCTCAGTCTgttaaaactgggctaaattgaTGAGtgataagtgtcatcccagattaccataggccaatcagggacaatacttttggccaaaactggattttggctaagaagagacttcctttaaatgaaaaatacagtaaaagaagaaagcgttgtccctgataagcctatgcagacggcacaggctaatctgggacgacacattacacaTATACATTGAGTCTCCTTTTTCCAGATCAAGGCGTATTTTCTTTCTTTCATGAAACAGAACAAGAATGTTGTGCTTTGTGGGCTAATATGATATTCCCATGACTGCtgcagttcatttaactttaaaaaccACGATAGTATTTCTGTACTGTCCCACAATTACAGAGTCAGTGTTCCTGTTGAAGCAGAGTGAGACTGGGTGCTTCAATCCGTCTGTTTGTGTAGCCAATGTAGCAAGCTTCCTGGTACCATCTCTGTCCAACTGCATGATGATGTGGGTGGAGAATTCACACACCAGCACCTGTCCAGCATTAGTGACGTAGATACATGGCTCTTGAAGTTCAGGGCCACTGATAGTGGAGAGGACTGTTCCGTTTTTGGCCAGCGTGAGGATCTTGCCCTGGCCTTTTTTGGTGATGTAAATGCGGTCTCCATTTGGACTCACTGCACATTTCCACactgtatttttaataaaaccaAAAAAGTTTTTAAGCAAAACCTAGAAGAATTATTTGGTGTAGATTTTTAATCTAACATCCAAAGCAAGACTTATAATGATTTCAGGTTATGCAAAAGATACAGGCGCTGTGTACATATTCAGCCTAGGTAGCTCCAGCCCgagcagtctagtcaggagctacccttgTTAATAAGAGCATAAAACCATGCATGACTATGTAGCAGGCATCTTTGACGTGACTGCATATGGCAAGAACAATTTTAACATGATGGGGTTCAACAAGTTAAGCTATATATtctttatgtaaaataaaagttgtgaaacCAAAACCTggaatttaaattaattaattacattattaCCCAAGATATCCTCGTAGAGTTTTTTCACTAATTTCCCATTAAGTGTGTAGTGGTACAGCCCTGTTTCAGCTGTGATGTACATGTCGCCTTGGTGGTGGGCCATACCAGTGCATCTTTGTTGCAGGGGAATCTTGGTCCCCTTCACCAGCTGCGAATTGTTCACCGAGATAAACTGGATCATTTGTGTGTAGCCATCATGTACAGTTACCACAACCTGcagtgtgttttgtttgtatttcaaatttgGGCAGAAATTTTGACCCATTCCCAATCTTAAAAAggtatattttttcccaattgaatgCCTAAAATTCCCAAATGAAGGTTTACCAAagtattgtttataaaaaaataattcaacattaAGTTCATATCTCTCTATTCTctatccagctctataagttgaaccttagatatataaatattatattgaaaaggcttattctcaattttaagtattttttagctttaaccCATCAAACCAATTTCCCCAATTTTAGTCATAACTGCCAGATTGGTCCCATGTCAGAGGCCTTAGCCCTATTCCTGTAATAGTGATAAAAATACTGACCTGCTCTGGAGTGACCAAACATATATCCCCTGGAGCGACGGACACATCACAGTGGGCCACTATCTTGAAGCTTTTGTCCAGAAGTTTCAATCTCTGACTGTCTCGATCAGAAAGGAGCACATGCCCATCTGGCAGACAACAGAGAGACATGATGCTGGATCTTTCATGGGAGTCACTTCCCAGTCTCACATTATACTCATGCTTCCCTTTCACAGAGATGACCTGGTCTTGCTGTCTCAAAATTGTCTGTTTCTCCATGCTGCTGTGTTCAATCTTACCTAGACCTGGCAGTTTGGACAACCACTGTTCTATTCCAGTAAAAGGATGAAATGTGATTGTACTTTCAAACGTTACAGAATACTTCTTCAGGTGTGCGTCATACTGCTGTAACATTTCCAGGCACTTCTTACCGGCTATAAATCTTAGTTCCTCCTTGCCTTTTTTTGCAGTGTCCTTGACGGCCTCACAGAATGTTTGTAAGTCCTCCTGCAGCCCGATGAAGGTCTCTACATTGGCTGTGACAGAGGCTGTTATTTTGTTCCTCATGTCTTTAAGTTCCTTTTTTGCGGTCTCTTCTAACTTATCTAAAATTGCGTCAATTTTCTGTCGACAGTCATGTATTTCCTGCAAGCTTATCTCGTATAGAATGTCTACGAATTTGATGTTGGACTCTCCAGCATTTTGCAGATCATTTAGATGCTTTTGAGTTGTTGTTAAGTTTAATAAGAGTTGTTGAATGTCTCCTTCTTTGGTCTTTTTAGCTAACGTGGAGATTAATGCAACATCCATACATAGCCTGAAAAGGATAATTTCATTAGTTGtagtttttatgtcccctagTTGTAGGTTTGGTGGTGATATCTTGCACTTGTCCGTCTGTCATGTTCATAGGTAAGTCTGATTTTGCCATCAAGTTTAACTTGaccaatatatatgtattagtGGATAATCATTATACCcatatttatttaacagtaaTCTGAAAGTTCAACATGGTGAGATCTTAACAAAAGTCCCTTTACCTCTGTTGTGTTGATCAAATTAATTGgaggtaaacaatattttatattcagaatttaaaatataacaagacatcatatttaatacttttattactgacagATACAGGATTAAATTAGGAAATATAACAGGCTAAAGGAAGATGTGCCCAATGTGAAGTAAATTCAGCCAAGTCATTATGGAAAAATAGGTCTTATTCCATAGGCGTGACTATAGACCAACTTGGACATTGGTTCAGTATTGTAAGAAGCTCATTTGTCCATtgtaaagtcacacaaggttttgtggtctcatttgTGGGAAGGGTAACTCCTGACTAGGCTGCGCagatcatacatgccataatttttcagaccaattccgggacattgagttaaattgtccgagacttttgccgattttccgggacatgtataaaatgtagcgatatttatagacatatgcatttttggtacgtttttttttgtttcgcatcgttaattgcaaatgttcgaaagcctatccgaaatacacttgatctattaacgtcaaattaaacattgctACTTCcattactagatacaagccacgtgttttcagtgtaagcgtactaaacatagatggtgacgtcactgtgttattgttattaagactggtgtgtaacgcgtagttgttgatacgcctttattcatttataacatttatataataaaaaataccacaatacagtaccgttagacatcaaatcaaatcaattcacaatacataccaccaatcacaataaaataaattcaacaaaacagtaccggtagatcgtcattttttttaaccttatgtGTACTGGGAGTTTAGAACaagtagtagattaaagtcaattaacaaccacattaaacaatgcccctttttcggtttgaccgcgaacgtgagacaatcgatatgataacaggacccctgttaattgatcgattttgacacgtagcgtagtctgcctattcgggtaggcattgtcatggagacgcttcagatatacacagattcgaggtgcagttaagcctaagataaggtacatgtatatatggattttgtaaattccgggacatttgacagatttccgggacagcgggacaagttctttatttccgggactgtcccagacaatccgggacgtatggcatgtatggcgcAGATGCACAGACTAGTCTAAGTCTCCAGTAGCTACAAATgtcattagacccattttcgcatgacatggCTCAATTGATATTTGATAAGAGTTTAAACATACCGGTGATTTTGCAGAACACATGCACTACAGCACAGTTCATTGTGGCCACTGCAGAAGTGCTTCAACTTCTTGTTCCTGTGTACCTGGCACTTTTGTAGAAGGTCTGCCTTTGCCTTTGGAACCGGCCAGTTACTCAAATTCTCTTGCCCATAGGTGTCGTGTGACTTGTAAAGTTGAGCATGGGGTTTACTACAGTCCCCGCAGAAAAATTTCACACAGTTTTTGCAATAAACATCTGCCTCGTGAAGTGTGTTCTCGTCTATCTCTTCGCATGGTGAACAGCAGTAATCCAGAACCGAGTCAGAACCCTTGTATCTCCCAGAATACTGCATGTTGTCGCTTTGTATGGAGCTATGAGATCTACTTAAAAGACTGATTTTTTTTACTTCTAATTTCGCAGGGTTGCATAACTCTTCAATTCAACATTCAGCAGTGATATGGTGAAAATGAATATCATATGAAATTGATTGCTTGATCATCATATGATTCCAATGTACCCATATTAGATAATCAGATAAACGAAAAAGCACATGTGTACGAGATTTAAACAATTCTATATgagttttaaacaattatttcgtTATCATTTTCTGATACAGTATCTTTGTGTGCATTGCTATCTGCTTTGATGAGTCATCTTCCTTTAATTGTGTCCAGCCCAGTAACAATTTGTCCCTTGATGATGGATGCATTAGTTTGGAAATACATTTATGCACAGAATACACATTGCTTTATCTTACCTTGTATGGCATACTAGTTTTTCATTAGCTAAGCCATGTCCCATGCTAAATGTGTATTTGTACAAACAAGGCTAATTGAGGTCCCAGATTGCCATCACATCATATGTACACAAACAAGGCTAATTGAGGTCCCAGATTGCCATCACATCATATCTACAAACAAGGCTAATTGAGGTCCCAGATTGCCATCACATCATATGTACAAACAAGGCTAATTGAGGTCCCAGATTGCCATCACATCATATCTACAAACAAGGCTTATTGAGGTCCCAGATTGCCATCACATCATATGTACAAACAAGGCTATTTAAGGTCCCAGATTGCCATCACATCATATGTACAAACAAGGCTAATTGAGGTCCCAGATTGCCATCCCATCATATCTACAAACAAGGCTAATTGAGGTCCCAGATTGCCATCCCATCATATGTACAAACAAGGCTAATTGAGGTCCCAGATTGCCATCACATCATATCTACAAACAAGGCTAATTGAGGTCCCAGATTGCCATCACATCATATCTACAAACAAGGCTAATTGAGGTCCCAGATTGCCATCACATCATATGTACAAACAAGGCTAATTGAGGTCCCAGATTGCCATCACATCATATGTACAAACAAGGCTAATTGAGGTCCCAGATTGCCATCACATCATATCTACAAACAAGGCTAATTGAGGTCCCAGATTGCCATCACATCATATCTACAAACATGGCTAATTGAGATCCCAGATTGCCATCACATCATATGTACAAACAAGGCTAATTGAGGTCCCAGATTGCCATCACATCATATGTACAAACAAGGCTAATTGAGGTCCCAGATTGCCTTCACATCATATGTACAAACAAGGCTAATTGAGGTCCCAGATTGCCATCACATCATATGTACAAACAAGGCTAATTGAGGTCCCAGATTGCCATCACATCATATCTACAAACAAGGCTAATTGAGGTCCCAGATTGCCATCACATCATATCTACAAACAAGGCTAATTGAGGTCCCAAATTGCCATCACATCATATGTACAAACAAGGCTAATTGAGGTCCCAGATTGCCATCACATCATATGTACAAACAAGGCTAATTGAGGCCCCAGATTGCCATAACATCATATGTACAAACAAGGCTAATTGAGGTCCCAGATTGCCATCACATCATATGTACAAACAAGGCTAATTGAGGTCCCAGATTGCCATAACATCATATCTATAAACAAGGCTAATTGAGGTCCCAGATTGCCATCACATCATATGTACAAACAAGGCTAATTGAGGTCTCAGATTGCCATCACATCATATGTACAAACAAGGCTAATTGAGGTCCCAGATTGCCATCACATCATATGTACAAACAAGGCTAATTGAGTCTCGCTCTTGGAGGGTGTAATACATGTGCGGGGACGAGTTTTGTCACAGATCAGccagtgcagtcctcacaggcttatcaggaaggacactttctgcttttatagatTTCTTcatttataggaagtctcttcttaatgaaggtccagtttaggctgaaagtcaTGTCCTTGATTAGTTTGTATGGACTGCTCAttctaatctggcacgacacttaaCCAATAGCCACTTAGATAATCTTtttaagcatttgtagtcccttagaaagtttcatTTATAAAAAGGCTCAGTTTTAAATTCCTTTCTGGCTTCCACTATGGCAATGTTTATCTCTAACACTGATTGTTCACTCTGTTCCAGGTGAGAGTTGTCTCCACATTGCGACCGTGTACGGTGACTTTGAGTCCGTGAAGCTCCTTGTGTCTAACGGGGCCTACATCAACCAGAGGGCCACGGGACGCTTCTTTCTTCCAGAGGACCAGAAGTTGGGCCTTACTAAGGAAACCAACTATCAAGGTATTTTCGTGGGTGGGTGGTAATACCCCCCTCCCCCTTAAAAGCTCACAATAAGAacattgtgttcaggtgagcAAAAAAGTCATTTTCAGCTATAAAAGGGGTTACAACTCTGAAGTGTGAGAGtgattttatcaaattcattcggTAAGTCTTTCAGTTTGTTGGTCTGTGTTAATAAGATGTTTTAAGTTTGTAAAGTAAACTAGTTTTTTGCAAGTgattaaatatcaaataaaatttctACAGCAATATTAAATCCAGTTGTGCAAAGCTTTGACAATTTCACTTCCAGGCTATGCATATTACGGAGAATACCCGCTGGCGTTTGCGGTGTGTTTTGGCTATATGGACATTTATGACTACCTCATTGACAACGGCGCAGACCCCAATCTACAGGACTCGTTTGGAAACACCGCGCTCCACATGGCCGTC
Protein-coding sequences here:
- the LOC127844990 gene encoding uncharacterized protein LOC127844990 isoform X1; the protein is MQYSGRYKGSDSVLDYCCSPCEEIDENTLHEADVYCKNCVKFFCGDCSKPHAQLYKSHDTYGQENLSNWPVPKAKADLLQKCQVHRNKKLKHFCSGHNELCCSACVLQNHRLCMDVALISTLAKKTKEGDIQQLLLNLTTTQKHLNDLQNAGESNIKFVDILYEISLQEIHDCRQKIDAILDKLEETAKKELKDMRNKITASVTANVETFIGLQEDLQTFCEAVKDTAKKGKEELRFIAGKKCLEMLQQYDAHLKKYSVTFESTITFHPFTGIEQWLSKLPGLGKIEHSSMEKQTILRQQDQVISVKGKHEYNVRLGSDSHERSSIMSLCCLPDGHVLLSDRDSQRLKLLDKSFKIVAHCDVSVAPGDICLVTPEQVVVTVHDGYTQMIQFISVNNSQLVKGTKIPLQQRCTGMAHHQGDMYITAETGLYHYTLNGKLVKKLYEDILVWKCAVSPNGDRIYITKKGQGKILTLAKNGTVLSTISGPELQEPCIYVTNAGQVLVCEFSTHIIMQLDRDGTRKLATLATQTDGLKHPVSLCFNRNTDSVIVGQYRNTIVVFKVK
- the LOC127844990 gene encoding uncharacterized protein LOC127844990 isoform X2 codes for the protein MQYSGRYKGSDSVLDYCCSPCEEIDENTLHEADVYCKNCVKFFCGDCSKPHAQLYKSHDTYGQENLSNWPVPKAKADLLQKCQVHRNKKLKHFCSGHNELCCSACVLQNHRLCMDVALISTLAKKTKEGDIQQLLLNLTTTQKHLNDLQNAGESNIKFVDILYEISLQEIHDCRQKIDAILDKLEETAKKELKDMRNKITASVTANVETFIGLQEDLQTFCEAVKDTAKKGKEELRFIAGKKCLEMLQQYDAHLKKYSVTFESTITFHPFTGIEQWLSKLPGLGKIEHSSMEKQTILRQQDQVISVKGKHEYNVRLGSDSHERSSIMSLCCLPDGHVLLSDRDSQRLKLLDKSFKIVAHCDVSVAPGDICLVTPEQLVKGTKIPLQQRCTGMAHHQGDMYITAETGLYHYTLNGKLVKKLYEDILVWKCAVSPNGDRIYITKKGQGKILTLAKNGTVLSTISGPELQEPCIYVTNAGQVLVCEFSTHIIMQLDRDGTRKLATLATQTDGLKHPVSLCFNRNTDSVIVGQYRNTIVVFKVK